One Myripristis murdjan chromosome 17, fMyrMur1.1, whole genome shotgun sequence DNA segment encodes these proteins:
- the h2bk1 gene encoding histone H2B type 2-K1, with translation MTNDISKKKVKGPSEKKARRKTRRRETYAMYIYKVLKQVHPDTGISSKAMSIMNSFVNDLFERIATEASRLAQYNKRSTITSREVQTAVRLLLPGELAKHAVSEGTKAVTKYTNSRP, from the exons ATGACGAACGATATATCTAAAAAGAAGGTAAAGGGGCCCAGTGAGAAAAAGGCGAGAAGAAAgacgaggaggagagagacttACGCGATGTACATTTATAAAGTTTTGAAACAG GTCCATCCCGACACGGGTATTTCTAGCAAAGCCATGAGCATCATGAATTCCTTCGTTAATGACTTGTTCGAGAGGATTGCCACAGAAGCGTCCCGCCTGGCTCAGTACAACAAGCGCTCCACCATCACAAGCAGGGAGGTGCAGACCGCCgtgcggctgctgctgcccggAGAGCTGGCGAAGCACGCAGTGTCCGAGGGGACCAAAGCCGTCACCAAGTACACCAACTCCAGGCCCTGA